Within Microbacterium oryzae, the genomic segment GTGATCGAGCGGTGCTTCGCCAGCGGCACCTCGAGACCGGCGAGCGGATGGTCGGAGACGTAGAGTCCGAGCATCTCGCGTTCGAACGCGAGCTTGTCCTTCTTCGTCCACTCCGGGCGCTCCGGCACCTTCTGCACGGCCTCCGGCTCGTCCCACAGGCTGTCGAAGTCGAAGCCGATGGCGCCGCCGGCGGCGTTGCGCTTGTCGGTGACGGCGGACTCGACGGCCTGCTCGTGGATCTCCAGCAGCGCGCGGCGCGTCGATCCCATGGTGTCGAAGGCGCCCGCCTTGATGAGCGACTCGACCGTCCGCTTGTTCGCCACGTGCATGGGCACGCGCCGGAGGAAGTCGTGGAAGTCCGAGTACGGACCGTCCGCGCGCGCGGAGATGATGCCGTCGACGACGTTGGAGCCGACGTTGCGGATGGCGCCCAGGCCGAAGCGGATGTCGTCGCCGACGGCTGCGAAGAAGCCGATCGACTCCGAGACGTCCGGCGGGAGCACGCGGATGCCCATCCGCCGGCACTCGTTGAGGTACATCGCGAGCTTGTCGCGCGAGTCGCCGACGCTCGTGAGCACGGCCGCCATGTACTCGGCCGGATAGTGCGCCTTGAGGTACGCGGTCCAGTACGACACCACGCCGTATGCGGCGGAGTGCGCCTTGTTGAACGCGTAGTCGGAGAAGGGCAGCAGGATGTCCCACAGCGCCTTGATCGCGCCCTCGCCGAAGCCGCGCTCCTTCATGCCGCCCGCGAAGCCCTCGTACTGCTTGTCGAGCTCCGACTTCTTCTTCTTGCCCATCGCGCGGCGGAGGATGTCGGCCTGGCCGAGGCTGAAGCCGGCCACCTTCTGCGCGATGGCCATCACCTGCTCCTGGTAGATGATGAGGCCGTAGCTGGTGTCGAGGATGTCGCGCAGCGGCTCCTCGAGCTCGGGGTGGATGGGCGTGATGTCCTGCTGCCCGTTCTTGCGCAGGGCGTAGTTCGTGTGCGAGTTCGCGCCCATGGGTCCCGGACGGTACAGCGCGATGACGGCGGAGATGTCCTCGAAGTTGTCGGGCTTCATGAGGCGCAGCAGCGACCGCATCGGCCCGCCGTCGAGCTGGAAGACGCCGAGGGTGTCGCCTCGAGACAGGAGGTCGTAGGCACCGCGGTCGTCGAGCGGCAGGTGCTCGAGGTCGAGCTCCTCCCCCCGGTTCGTCCGGATGTTGTCGAGGGCGTCCGACAGGATGGTCAGGTTCCGCAGCCCGAGGAAGTCCATCTTGATGAGACCCAGCGACTCGCAGGCCGGATAGTCGAACTGCGTGACGATCTGGCCATCCTGCTCGCGGCGCATGATCGGGATGATGTCGATGAGCGGCTCGCTCGACATGATCACGCCAGCGGCGTGCACGCCCCACTGGCGCTTCAGTCCCTCGAGGCCGACCGCGCGGTCGAAGACGGTGCGCGCCTCGGGGTCGGTCTCGATGACCGTCCGGAACTCGCTCGCCTCCTTGTACCGGGGGTGCTCGGGGTTGAACATGCCGTCGAGCGGCATGTCCTTGCCCATCACGGCCGGCGGCATCGCCTTCGTGAGGCGCTCGCCCATGCTGAACGGGAAGCCGAGGACGCGGCCGGCGTCCTTCAGGGCCTGCTTCGACTTGATGGTGCCGTACGTGACGATCTGCGCCACGCGCTCGGAGCCGTACTTCGCGGTGACGTAGTCGATGACCTCGCCACGGCGCCGGTCGTCGAAGTCGACGTCGAAGTCGGGCATCGAGACACGGTCGGGGTTGAGGAAGCGCTCGAAGATGAGGCCGTGCTCGAGCGGGTCGAGGTCGGTGATGCGCATCGCGTAGGCGGCCATCGACCCCGCACCCGAGCCGCGGCCCGGACCGACGCGGATGCCGTTGTCCTTGGCCCAGTTGATGAAGTCGGCGACGACGAGGAAGTACCCCGGGAAGCCCATCTGGGTGATGATGCCGATCTCGTACTCGGCCTGCTTGCGGGAGGCGTCGGGGACGCCGTTCGGGTACCGGTAGTGGAGTCCCTTCTCCACTTCCTTGACGAACCAGCTCTCCTCGGTCTCGCCATCCGGAACCGGGAAGCGCGGCATGTAGTTCGCCGAGGTGTTGAACTCGACCTCGCAGCGCTCGGCGATGAGGAGCGTGTTGTCGCACGCCTCCGGGTGGTCGCGGAAGAGCTGGCGCATCTCCTGCGCGGTCTTGATGTAGTACCCGTCGCCGTCGAACTTGAAGCGGTTCGGGTCGTCGAGGGTCGAGCCGGACTGCACGCAGAGGAGCGCGGCATGCGCGTCGGCCTCGTGCTGGTGCGTGTAGTGCGAGTCGTTGGTGGCCACGAGCGGGATCCCGAGGTCCTTCGACAGCCGCAGGAGGTCGGTCATGACCCGGCGCTCGATGGAGAGGCCGTGGTCCATGATCTCGGCGAAGTAGTTCTCCTTGCCGAAGATGTCCTGGAACTCCGCGGCCGCCGCGCGTGCGGCGTCGTACTGCCCGAGGCGCAGGCGGGTCTGGATCTCGCCCGACGGGCATCCGGTCGTCGCGATCAGGCCCTTGCCGTACGTCTGCAGCAGCTCGCGGTCCATGCGCGGCTTGAAGTAGTACCCCTCCATGCTCGAGCGCGAGCTCAGCCGGAACAGGTTGTGCATGCCCTGCGTCGTCTCGCTCCACATGGTCATGTGGGTGTACGCGCCGGATCCCGAGACGTCGTCGCTCTTCTGATCGGGCGAGCCCCACTGCACGCGCGACTTGTCGCTGCGGTGCGTGCCGGGCGTGACGTAGGCCTCGAGCCCGATGATCGGCTTCACGCCGGACGACTTGGCGGCCTTGTAGAACTCGTACGCCGCGAACGTGTTGCCGTGGTCGGTCACCGCGATCGCCGGCATGGCGTAGTCCGCGGCGGCCTGCGTCATCGCGGTGAGCTTCGCCGCCCCGTCGAGCATCGAGTACTCGCTGTGCACGTGCAGGTGGACGAAGGAGTCAGACGGCATGCTCCGAGTCTACGAGCCGCCCCCGACGGAGCGCTGGACGTCCTCGCGAGGCGCCCCGGGCCATCCGTCGGCGCCGCGCTGGACGTCCTCGCGAGGCGGCCCGGGCCATCCGCCCAGACGATGTCGTCTCGTCGAGCGCACACGGAAATCGGCGGAGAAGCGTGTCGCCTCGGCGAGACGACATCGTCTGGCGGGTGCGGGCGGGGTGCGGGTGCGGGCGGGCGTGGGCAGCGTCGCGAATCGTCGCACGCCGCGGCCCGCTACTCGTCGCGGAGGACGTCCAGCGCGTGCTGCAGGTCCGCGGGGTACTGCGAGGTGAACTGCACCCACTCCCCCGAACCGGGGTGAGCGAACGCCAGCTCATGCGCGTGCAGCCACTGGCGCGTCAGGCCGAGCCGTGCCGAGAGCGTGGGGTCGCCGCCGTAGAGCGGGTCGCCGACGCACGGATGGCGGTGGGCCGCCATGTGCACGCGGATCTGATGCGTGCGGCCGGTCTCGAGGTGGATCTCGAGGAGCGACGCCCCGCGGAACGCCTCGATGGTCTCATAGTGCGTCACCGAGTCCTTGCCGTCGGGAATGACGGCGAACTTCCACGAGTGGTTCGGATGGCGGCCGATCGGCGCGTCGATCGTCCCGCTGAGCGGGTCGGGATGCCCCTGCACCACCGCGTGGTAGATCTTGTCGACCGTGCGCTCCTTGAACGCGCGCTTGAGCAGCGTGTACGCGCGCTCGGTCTTCGCCACGACCATGAGCCCGCTGGTACCGACGTCGAGGCGGTGCACGATGCCCTGCCGTTCGGCGGCGCCGGTCGTCGCCACCCGCACGCCCGCGGCCAGCAGCGCGCCGAGCACGGTCGGGCCCTCCCACCCCACGGAGGGGTGCGCGGCGACCCCGGAGGGCTTGTCGACGACGACGATGTCGTCGTCCTGGTGCACGATGCCGAGATCGGGCACCTCGACGGGGATGACCCTGGGCTCCTCCTTCGGCTGCCACTCCACGTCGAGCCAGGAGCCCGCCGAGACGCGGTCGGACTTGCCGACGACGATGCCGTCCAGCTCGACGCCGCCGGCCTCGGCGACCTCCGCGGCGAACGTGCGGGAGAACCCGAGCATCTTCGCGAGCGCGGCGTCCACGCGGACGCCCTCCAGGCCATCCGGGATGGGAAGGCGCCGCGACTGGCTCATGCGCCGGGCTCCGCCCCGGGCGCATCCGCATCGGTCGTCTCGCGGGTGCGCTCGCGCGTGCCGTCGAAGCGGATGCCGATGAGCGTCAGCACCGCGACCGAGATCATCATCGTGACGATGAACATGTCGGCGACGTTGTAGATCGCCGGGGTGGTCCAGAACCACATCCACGGCGTGAGGATGAAGTCCACGACATGCCCGACCGCGAAGCCCGGCTCGCGGAACACGCGGTCGACGAGATTGCCCAGCACGCCGCCGAGGAGCAGCCCCAGGACGATCGCCCACACACGCGAGCGGATGCGGGTGGCGGCCAGCCAGACGATGATGGCCGCGACGATCGCCATCGCCAGCGTGAAGATCCAGGTGACGCCCTCCCCGAGGGAGAACGCCGCCCCCGGGTTGTAGACGAGATGCCACTGGAGGACATCACCGAGCACCGGCCTGGTCGTGCCCGGGGTGAGGCTCTCGATGGCGAGGTGCTTGGAGAACTGATCGGCGGCCAGCACCACGGCCGCGAGGATCGCGATCGTGGTGCCGGCCGCCGCAGCACGCAGAGGGGGTCGGCCCGACAAGACGGGCTTACAGACCGATGGCCGAGACCGGCGTCGAGCTCGCGGTCGTGGCCGACGAGTCGAGGTCCTTCAGCTTGGTCTCGAAGTAGGTGCGCAGCTGCTGACGGTAGTCCTGCTCGAACTGGCGCAGCTCGGAGATGCGGCTCTCGAGCGACTTGCGCTCGGTGTCGAGCTTGGTCGTGATCTCGCGCTGCTTCGCCTCGGCGTCGGAGACGATCTGGTTCGCCTTGGCCTGCGCCTCGGAGACGAGCTGCTCGGCCTGGGCCTGGCCCTCGGCGACGTGCTCGTCGTGCAGACGCTGCGCGCGCTCGATGATGCTCGCGGCGCTGCTCGCGGTGGACGACACGCCGGCGGCGGCGGGCGCCTCCTGCACGGGGGCCTGCTCGACCTGAGCCTCGGGAGCGGCCTCGACGGCGGGCGCCTCGGGCGCCTCCTCGACGGGAGCCTCGGCAGCGGGAGCGGCGGCCGGGGCGGCCTCGCCGGACTCGTACTGCGCCAGCTGAGCCTTCAGCTGCTCGTTCTCCTCGATGGTCTTGCGCCACTCGACGACGATCTCATCCAGGAAGTCGTCGACCTCGTCCGGGTCGAAGCCCTCCTTGAACCGGACGTGCTGGAACTGCTTGGTGACGACGTCATCCGGGGTCAATGCCATGGTTTTGGCTCCTCTTTCGATGAGTACTCGGTCGGCGGCCGGCACCGGACCTGCCACGTTTCCGTGACTGACAGCATAACCGCCCCCGCGGCAGGGGCCGTCATCGGGTGGTCAGACGAGCGCGAGCGTCCGCGTGACCGACAGCAGGATGAAGCAGATCAGCATCGTCAGCGCGAACGCGAAGTCGATGGCGATCCCGCCCACGCGCAGCGGCGGGATGACCTTGCGGAACATCCGAATCGGCGGGTCGGTCAGCGTGTACACGACCTCCGCGAGCACGAGGACCGCGCCCTTCGGTCGCCACTCCCGGTTGAACATCGGGATGTACTCGAGCACGAGGCGCGCGAAGAGCACGAAGATGTACAGCAGGAGGACGAAGTTCAGGATCGAGGCGATGAGGGCGAACACGCTCACAGCGACCGATCCCGCTCGGCGAGTCCGTGCGCGGGCGTCACGACTGCGCGAAGGACGCCGACTCGATGTCGGCGTGGGCGATGGCGCCGTCGCCCGAGACGGCGATGTTCTCCGGCGACAGCAGGAACACCTTGCTCGTGACGCGCTCGATGCGGCCGTACAGCCCCAGCGACAGGCCGCTCGCGAAGTCGATGAGACGGCGCGCATCGGCGTCGCTCATCTGCGAGAGGTTGATGATCACGGGGATGCC encodes:
- the dnaE gene encoding DNA polymerase III subunit alpha; its protein translation is MPSDSFVHLHVHSEYSMLDGAAKLTAMTQAAADYAMPAIAVTDHGNTFAAYEFYKAAKSSGVKPIIGLEAYVTPGTHRSDKSRVQWGSPDQKSDDVSGSGAYTHMTMWSETTQGMHNLFRLSSRSSMEGYYFKPRMDRELLQTYGKGLIATTGCPSGEIQTRLRLGQYDAARAAAAEFQDIFGKENYFAEIMDHGLSIERRVMTDLLRLSKDLGIPLVATNDSHYTHQHEADAHAALLCVQSGSTLDDPNRFKFDGDGYYIKTAQEMRQLFRDHPEACDNTLLIAERCEVEFNTSANYMPRFPVPDGETEESWFVKEVEKGLHYRYPNGVPDASRKQAEYEIGIITQMGFPGYFLVVADFINWAKDNGIRVGPGRGSGAGSMAAYAMRITDLDPLEHGLIFERFLNPDRVSMPDFDVDFDDRRRGEVIDYVTAKYGSERVAQIVTYGTIKSKQALKDAGRVLGFPFSMGERLTKAMPPAVMGKDMPLDGMFNPEHPRYKEASEFRTVIETDPEARTVFDRAVGLEGLKRQWGVHAAGVIMSSEPLIDIIPIMRREQDGQIVTQFDYPACESLGLIKMDFLGLRNLTILSDALDNIRTNRGEELDLEHLPLDDRGAYDLLSRGDTLGVFQLDGGPMRSLLRLMKPDNFEDISAVIALYRPGPMGANSHTNYALRKNGQQDITPIHPELEEPLRDILDTSYGLIIYQEQVMAIAQKVAGFSLGQADILRRAMGKKKKSELDKQYEGFAGGMKERGFGEGAIKALWDILLPFSDYAFNKAHSAAYGVVSYWTAYLKAHYPAEYMAAVLTSVGDSRDKLAMYLNECRRMGIRVLPPDVSESIGFFAAVGDDIRFGLGAIRNVGSNVVDGIISARADGPYSDFHDFLRRVPMHVANKRTVESLIKAGAFDTMGSTRRALLEIHEQAVESAVTDKRNAAGGAIGFDFDSLWDEPEAVQKVPERPEWTKKDKLAFEREMLGLYVSDHPLAGLEVPLAKHRSITISDLLASEDLQDGDQVTVAGLVTSAQHRVAKSSGNPYGMITVEDFDGEVTVMFMGKTYVEFQPILQQDSVLAVRGRVSRRDDGLNLHAQMAFVPDVGALEVSGPLTLLLPEQRATEQVVEDLADMLRRHRGETEVRLKMHRGRTAKVFEVPLPVSITAELFGDLKALLGPQCIA
- a CDS encoding RluA family pseudouridine synthase; amino-acid sequence: MSQSRRLPIPDGLEGVRVDAALAKMLGFSRTFAAEVAEAGGVELDGIVVGKSDRVSAGSWLDVEWQPKEEPRVIPVEVPDLGIVHQDDDIVVVDKPSGVAAHPSVGWEGPTVLGALLAAGVRVATTGAAERQGIVHRLDVGTSGLMVVAKTERAYTLLKRAFKERTVDKIYHAVVQGHPDPLSGTIDAPIGRHPNHSWKFAVIPDGKDSVTHYETIEAFRGASLLEIHLETGRTHQIRVHMAAHRHPCVGDPLYGGDPTLSARLGLTRQWLHAHELAFAHPGSGEWVQFTSQYPADLQHALDVLRDE
- the lspA gene encoding signal peptidase II, which translates into the protein MSGRPPLRAAAAGTTIAILAAVVLAADQFSKHLAIESLTPGTTRPVLGDVLQWHLVYNPGAAFSLGEGVTWIFTLAMAIVAAIIVWLAATRIRSRVWAIVLGLLLGGVLGNLVDRVFREPGFAVGHVVDFILTPWMWFWTTPAIYNVADMFIVTMMISVAVLTLIGIRFDGTRERTRETTDADAPGAEPGA
- a CDS encoding DivIVA domain-containing protein; the encoded protein is MALTPDDVVTKQFQHVRFKEGFDPDEVDDFLDEIVVEWRKTIEENEQLKAQLAQYESGEAAPAAAPAAEAPVEEAPEAPAVEAAPEAQVEQAPVQEAPAAAGVSSTASSAASIIERAQRLHDEHVAEGQAQAEQLVSEAQAKANQIVSDAEAKQREITTKLDTERKSLESRISELRQFEQDYRQQLRTYFETKLKDLDSSATTASSTPVSAIGL
- a CDS encoding YggT family protein, encoding MSVFALIASILNFVLLLYIFVLFARLVLEYIPMFNREWRPKGAVLVLAEVVYTLTDPPIRMFRKVIPPLRVGGIAIDFAFALTMLICFILLSVTRTLALV